The following proteins come from a genomic window of Sulfitobacter indolifex:
- a CDS encoding gamma carbonic anhydrase family protein — protein sequence MTLYALADASPEVAPEAWVAPDANVIGKVTLGPDASVWFGSTLRGDNEMITVGRGSNVQENCVFHTDMGYPLTVGEDCTIGHKVMLHGCTIGDNSLIGMGATVLNGAKIGKNCLIGAGALITENKVIPDGSLVMGVPGKVVRELDAEAIQKLTASAKHYAENAARFRRDLKPL from the coding sequence ATGACCCTTTACGCCCTCGCCGACGCCAGCCCCGAAGTCGCCCCCGAGGCATGGGTCGCCCCAGATGCAAACGTCATCGGCAAGGTGACGCTTGGGCCCGATGCCTCAGTCTGGTTCGGCAGCACCCTGCGCGGCGACAATGAGATGATCACCGTGGGGCGCGGCAGCAATGTGCAAGAGAACTGTGTATTCCATACTGATATGGGCTATCCGCTCACCGTGGGCGAAGATTGCACCATTGGTCATAAGGTCATGCTGCATGGCTGCACCATCGGCGACAACAGCTTGATCGGCATGGGGGCCACGGTCCTGAACGGCGCCAAGATCGGCAAAAACTGCCTGATCGGGGCAGGGGCGTTGATTACTGAGAACAAGGTGATACCCGACGGCTCCCTTGTGATGGGCGTACCGGGCAAAGTCGTGCGTGAGCTGGATGCCGAAGCGATCCAAAAGCTAACCGCCTCCGCCAAACACTACGCTGAAAACGCCGCGCGTTTCCGCCGCGATCTTAAACCGCTCTGA
- the gmk gene encoding guanylate kinase: MARALRAWDPTINFSVSATTRAPRPGEEDGKDYRFVGEENFRQAVAEGEMLEHAHVFGNFYGSPKAPVQAAIDQGQDILFDIDWQGAQQIRNSDLNTHTLSIFLLPPSITELKRRLESRGQDDAETIAKRMGKSWDEISHWDGYDFVLVNDDLDQTEARLKSIITAARLRLSQQPAIKDHVRLLQSEFEELK; encoded by the coding sequence ATGGCCCGCGCCCTGCGCGCATGGGATCCGACGATAAATTTCTCCGTCTCCGCCACCACCCGCGCGCCCCGTCCGGGCGAGGAAGACGGCAAGGATTACCGCTTCGTCGGCGAAGAGAATTTCCGTCAGGCCGTGGCCGAAGGCGAGATGCTGGAACACGCCCATGTCTTTGGCAACTTCTACGGCTCACCCAAAGCGCCGGTGCAGGCGGCCATTGATCAGGGGCAAGATATTCTCTTTGATATCGATTGGCAGGGCGCACAGCAGATCCGCAACTCGGACCTGAACACACACACGCTGTCGATCTTCCTGCTGCCGCCTTCCATCACAGAGCTGAAACGCCGTTTGGAGAGCCGCGGGCAGGACGATGCTGAGACGATTGCCAAGCGCATGGGCAAAAGCTGGGATGAGATCAGCCACTGGGATGGCTATGACTTTGTGCTGGTGAATGATGACCTCGACCAGACCGAAGCGCGGCTGAAGTCCATCATCACCGCCGCGCGTCTGAGGCTAAGCCAGCAACCCGCGATCAAGGACCATGTCCGTCTTCTGCAATCTGAATTTGAGGAATTGAAATGA
- a CDS encoding YicC/YloC family endoribonuclease gives MIRSMTGFASASGTQDSWSWSWELRAVNGKGLDLRLRVPDWIEGLEVALRKQMTADVARGNVTCNLRISSTETASTQQVNTAHVDALLDALHEIETRAMDAGVSLAPSRASDILTMRGVLEQTDQVQDIAGLREALLSEFPAVLSDFNAMRRQEGAILADVMQNQLGEIESLAAQAARLANDRKEDTAANLRRNLARVLDNSEGADADRVAQELALIAVKADVTEEIDRLAAHVAAARALIGQGGPVGRKLDFLMQEFNREANTLCSKAQSTELMTVGLALKAVIDQMREQVQNVE, from the coding sequence ATGATCAGGTCCATGACAGGTTTCGCCTCTGCCTCCGGCACGCAGGACAGCTGGAGTTGGTCTTGGGAATTGCGTGCGGTCAACGGTAAGGGACTGGACCTGCGCCTGCGCGTGCCCGATTGGATCGAAGGACTAGAGGTCGCTTTGCGCAAGCAAATGACAGCAGATGTGGCACGCGGAAACGTCACCTGCAACCTGCGCATATCTTCCACCGAAACTGCGAGCACGCAGCAGGTCAACACGGCCCACGTCGACGCGCTTCTCGATGCATTGCACGAGATTGAGACCCGCGCCATGGACGCCGGTGTGTCGCTGGCACCTTCGCGGGCGAGCGATATTCTGACCATGCGCGGTGTGTTGGAGCAGACCGATCAGGTTCAAGACATTGCCGGGTTGCGTGAAGCATTGCTGTCCGAATTCCCTGCCGTGTTAAGCGATTTTAACGCCATGCGCCGTCAAGAAGGGGCGATATTGGCCGATGTAATGCAAAACCAGCTTGGGGAAATTGAAAGCCTCGCCGCTCAGGCAGCAAGGCTTGCCAACGACCGCAAAGAAGACACCGCCGCCAACCTGCGCCGCAATCTTGCTCGGGTACTGGACAACAGCGAGGGCGCGGATGCCGACCGGGTGGCGCAGGAACTGGCGCTGATTGCCGTGAAGGCCGATGTCACCGAAGAGATCGACCGCCTTGCTGCCCATGTCGCCGCGGCACGCGCGCTGATCGGGCAGGGCGGCCCGGTGGGGCGCAAACTGGATTTCCTGATGCAGGAGTTCAACCGCGAAGCCAACACGCTCTGCTCCAAGGCGCAGAGCACGGAATTAATGACGGTCGGTCTGGCCTTGAAGGCGGTGATCGACCAGATGCGCGAACAAGTACAGAATGTGGAGTAA
- a CDS encoding PAS domain-containing protein — translation MDNAGQTAQNVVAMSDHRMHVGYGPLAQVEAYWEALRGNRLMPRRSDIDPRGIESALEFAFILERVAVGVGRLRIAGGHLRDLMGMEVRGMPITAFFGTQSRPRVAEALEEVFQMPGQTTLHLSAPATYGRPALTGQMLLLPLKSDLGDVSRVLGCLVVQGEIGQTPRRFDLAQETRHNVLGSATKALTYASHRPEQSLPEEFAFAEDKGRFTRSERAQLPPYLRVVKSEEE, via the coding sequence ATGGACAATGCAGGCCAAACCGCGCAGAATGTTGTCGCCATGTCAGATCATCGGATGCATGTTGGCTATGGCCCGCTGGCGCAGGTCGAAGCCTATTGGGAAGCATTGCGCGGCAACAGATTGATGCCGCGACGGTCTGATATTGACCCACGCGGGATCGAATCCGCGCTGGAGTTTGCCTTTATTCTTGAACGTGTCGCGGTTGGCGTCGGTCGGTTGCGCATCGCAGGCGGGCATCTGCGCGATCTGATGGGGATGGAGGTCCGCGGCATGCCGATTACCGCTTTTTTCGGCACGCAGTCGCGCCCCCGCGTGGCTGAAGCGCTTGAAGAAGTCTTTCAGATGCCCGGCCAGACCACGCTGCACCTTAGCGCGCCCGCCACCTATGGTCGCCCCGCTTTGACGGGCCAGATGCTGCTGTTGCCGCTTAAAAGTGATCTTGGCGATGTGAGCCGTGTGCTGGGCTGTTTGGTCGTGCAGGGCGAGATTGGCCAAACCCCGCGCCGCTTTGATCTGGCGCAGGAAACACGGCACAACGTGTTGGGAAGCGCGACCAAGGCGTTAACCTATGCCAGTCATCGCCCCGAACAAAGCTTGCCAGAGGAATTTGCCTTTGCCGAGGATAAAGGCCGCTTCACCCGCTCTGAGCGGGCGCAGCTGCCGCCCTATCTGCGCGTGGTGAAGTCGGAAGAGGAATAA
- a CDS encoding class II 3-deoxy-7-phosphoheptulonate synthase has translation MTDWSTSSWRSKPRVQMPDYPDQAALQAVEAQLARYPVLVFAGEARRLKKHLAAAGRGEAFLLQGGDCAESFEQFSSDAIRDTFKVMLQMAIVLTHGAKVPVIKLGRMAGQFAKPRSAPTETVDGVELPSYRGDIINDLAFTAESRIPDPQKMLRAYTQAAATLNLLRAFSTGGYADVHQVHGWTLGFTDDEKAEKYREIANRISDTLDFMAAAGVTAETAHTLQSVEFYTSHEALLLEYEEALCRRDSQTGKWLAGSGHMIWIGDRTRQPDGAHVEFASGVQNPIGLKCGPSMTSDDLKKLMAKLNPENEEGRLTLISRFGAGQVGDHLPRLVKAVQEEGANVVWTCDAMHGNTIKSSTGYKTRPFDSVLREVHEFFAVHNAEGSVPGGVHFEMTGQDVTECTGGVRAVSDEDLSDRYHTACDPRLNASQSLELAFLVAEELSNRRATQATRAAG, from the coding sequence ATGACAGACTGGAGCACCTCGAGCTGGCGCAGCAAACCGCGCGTCCAGATGCCCGATTACCCTGACCAAGCCGCATTGCAAGCGGTTGAGGCGCAGTTGGCACGCTATCCGGTCCTCGTTTTTGCAGGCGAAGCGCGCCGACTGAAGAAGCACCTGGCAGCCGCTGGCCGTGGCGAAGCCTTCCTTTTGCAGGGCGGCGATTGCGCCGAGAGCTTTGAGCAGTTCAGCTCAGACGCCATTCGCGACACGTTTAAAGTGATGTTGCAGATGGCCATCGTGCTAACCCACGGGGCCAAGGTGCCGGTGATCAAGCTTGGCCGTATGGCCGGTCAATTCGCCAAGCCGCGTTCGGCCCCGACCGAGACGGTTGATGGCGTGGAACTGCCCAGCTACCGCGGCGACATCATCAACGATTTGGCCTTTACAGCCGAGTCGCGCATCCCCGACCCGCAAAAGATGCTGCGCGCCTACACGCAGGCCGCCGCCACGCTGAACCTTTTGCGCGCTTTCTCCACCGGGGGCTATGCCGACGTGCATCAAGTCCACGGCTGGACGCTAGGCTTTACCGACGACGAAAAAGCCGAGAAATACCGTGAGATCGCCAACCGCATCTCTGACACGCTGGATTTCATGGCCGCCGCTGGCGTGACCGCCGAGACCGCGCATACGCTGCAATCGGTGGAATTCTACACCAGCCACGAAGCGCTGCTGTTGGAGTATGAAGAGGCGCTTTGCCGCCGTGACAGCCAGACCGGTAAATGGTTGGCAGGCTCGGGTCATATGATCTGGATCGGTGATCGCACGCGGCAGCCAGACGGCGCGCATGTGGAATTCGCCAGCGGTGTGCAGAACCCGATTGGGTTAAAGTGCGGCCCCTCGATGACCAGCGATGACCTCAAGAAACTGATGGCCAAGCTGAACCCCGAGAACGAAGAAGGCCGTTTGACACTGATCTCGCGTTTCGGTGCGGGGCAGGTGGGCGATCACCTGCCGCGTCTGGTCAAAGCGGTGCAGGAAGAAGGCGCGAATGTCGTTTGGACCTGCGACGCGATGCACGGCAACACGATCAAATCCTCGACCGGCTACAAAACCCGGCCATTCGATTCTGTGCTGCGCGAAGTGCATGAATTCTTCGCCGTGCATAACGCCGAAGGTTCTGTCCCCGGTGGTGTGCATTTCGAGATGACCGGCCAAGACGTGACCGAATGCACCGGTGGCGTGCGGGCCGTCAGCGACGAAGACCTGTCGGACCGCTACCATACCGCCTGCGATCCGCGTCTTAACGCCAGCCAATCGTTGGAACTGGCGTTCTTGGTGGCTGAGGAACTGTCAAACCGGCGCGCGACGCAGGCGACACGAGCGGCCGGGTAA
- a CDS encoding GlxA family transcriptional regulator: MSPPRPATRMPPHSDKPRRFVFVLLENFTLLSFASAVECLRITNRMLDREVYDWQVVGETGATCVSSSGAVFALDGGLEELGRDDTILICGGIDVQAATTKKLLAWLRREARKGLVVGGLCTAAHTLAKAGLLDGKRATIHWENQDSFGEEFEEVVLTKSVFVVDGNRLTTAGGTSSLDLMLKLIADDHGEETANAVADQLIYSSIRTDQDTQRLSVPTRIGVRHPKLSQVIQQMERNIEEPISPSILARDVGMSTRQLERLFRRYLNRSPKRYYMELRLQKARNLLMQTDMSVINVALACGFASPSHFSKCYRAHYQTTPYRERGSQSSRLPA; the protein is encoded by the coding sequence ATGTCCCCACCGCGCCCGGCCACCCGCATGCCCCCCCACTCCGACAAGCCGCGGCGCTTTGTCTTTGTGCTATTGGAGAACTTCACGTTGCTGAGTTTTGCCTCGGCTGTGGAATGCCTGCGTATCACCAACCGTATGCTCGACCGGGAAGTCTATGATTGGCAGGTCGTGGGCGAGACGGGTGCGACCTGTGTCAGCTCTTCGGGGGCGGTTTTTGCGCTTGATGGCGGGTTGGAAGAGTTGGGCCGCGACGACACGATTTTGATCTGTGGCGGCATCGACGTACAGGCGGCCACCACCAAGAAGTTGCTGGCATGGCTGCGTCGTGAGGCCCGCAAGGGGTTGGTGGTCGGCGGGCTGTGTACTGCCGCGCATACGCTGGCCAAGGCCGGGCTGTTGGACGGAAAACGCGCCACGATCCATTGGGAGAACCAAGACAGCTTTGGTGAGGAATTCGAAGAAGTTGTACTGACGAAATCGGTTTTCGTGGTGGACGGTAACAGGCTGACCACCGCCGGTGGCACCTCGTCACTTGATCTAATGCTAAAGCTTATCGCGGATGACCATGGCGAAGAGACAGCCAATGCCGTGGCAGACCAATTGATCTATTCTTCAATCCGCACTGACCAAGACACACAGCGCCTGTCGGTACCGACACGAATCGGCGTGCGTCATCCCAAGCTTAGCCAAGTCATCCAGCAGATGGAGCGCAATATCGAAGAGCCGATCAGCCCGTCGATCCTTGCGCGCGATGTCGGCATGTCGACCCGCCAGTTGGAGCGGCTGTTCCGCCGCTACCTCAACCGCAGCCCCAAGCGCTATTACATGGAGTTGCGCCTGCAAAAGGCGCGCAACCTGTTGATGCAGACGGATATGAGCGTGATCAACGTGGCACTGGCCTGCGGTTTCGCGTCGCCGTCGCATTTCTCGAAATGCTACCGCGCACATTACCAGACCACGCCTTATCGCGAGCGGGGCAGCCAATCATCTCGGCTGCCCGCCTGA
- a CDS encoding PQQ-dependent sugar dehydrogenase → MTSVKHIVTTAAISLSSVYAAGPAHAQSAMTITPIAEGLVAPWGVAPLPGGGLLVTEKAGRLIYEKDGARQEVSNLPEVAVVGQGGLLDITLAQDFAQSRALFLTYAKPQEGGGAGTALASARLSDDGSRLEDLTELFAMKPGSTGGQHFGSRVVEAPDGTLLMTIGERGDRPAAQDRSTHNGSIIRVNRDGSVPDDNPFIDTPGVLPEIWSYGHRNPQGAGLDLEGRLWVSEHGAKGGDEVNRISKGSNYGWPVISYGAHYSGEKIGEGSAKEGMEQPEFYWDPSIAPAGLMVYSGALFPEWEGDIFVGSLKFDYISRLSGDPLEEVEQIKTSETARVRDVVEGPEGGIWFISEVNGTVYRITP, encoded by the coding sequence ATGACTTCCGTAAAGCATATTGTCACGACCGCTGCGATTAGCCTTAGCAGCGTTTACGCCGCAGGCCCCGCCCACGCGCAAAGTGCCATGACGATCACGCCAATCGCCGAAGGTCTAGTAGCCCCTTGGGGCGTCGCACCCTTGCCGGGAGGGGGGCTGCTCGTCACGGAAAAAGCAGGGCGGCTGATCTATGAGAAGGACGGCGCGCGACAAGAGGTGTCGAACCTGCCAGAGGTCGCGGTGGTCGGGCAGGGCGGTCTGCTCGACATCACATTGGCGCAGGATTTTGCGCAGAGCCGTGCGTTATTTCTGACTTATGCCAAGCCGCAAGAGGGCGGCGGCGCGGGCACAGCGCTGGCCTCTGCACGCCTGTCGGACGACGGCAGCCGCTTGGAAGACCTGACCGAACTTTTTGCCATGAAACCGGGCAGCACCGGCGGGCAACATTTCGGATCGCGCGTGGTTGAAGCGCCCGATGGCACGCTGTTGATGACCATTGGTGAGCGGGGCGACCGGCCCGCCGCGCAAGACCGCAGCACGCACAACGGCAGCATCATCCGCGTCAACCGCGATGGTTCTGTCCCCGATGACAACCCTTTTATAGACACGCCCGGCGTTCTGCCTGAAATCTGGTCTTACGGCCACCGCAACCCACAGGGTGCCGGGCTTGACCTTGAAGGACGGCTTTGGGTGTCAGAGCATGGGGCCAAGGGTGGTGACGAGGTGAACCGCATCTCCAAGGGGTCGAATTACGGCTGGCCGGTGATATCTTATGGGGCGCATTACTCAGGCGAAAAGATCGGCGAGGGGTCTGCAAAAGAGGGGATGGAGCAGCCCGAATTTTACTGGGATCCCTCCATCGCCCCTGCGGGCCTGATGGTTTACTCAGGCGCGCTTTTTCCTGAGTGGGAGGGCGATATCTTCGTAGGTTCGCTTAAGTTTGACTACATCTCCCGCCTGAGCGGTGACCCCCTTGAGGAGGTAGAACAAATCAAAACCTCAGAAACCGCCCGCGTGCGCGATGTGGTCGAAGGCCCGGAGGGCGGGATTTGGTTCATTTCCGAGGTTAACGGCACCGTTTACCGGATAACACCCTAA
- a CDS encoding ABC transporter substrate-binding protein, with translation MKKILMATTAVALLATGAQAQDTKIGILLGFTGPLESLANDMAAGAELAISEVNESGNFLDGGTVSSERGDTGCIDAGLAVASAERLITSDRVSGIVGGMCSGETTASLQNVAIPNGIVMISPSATSPALSTVEDNGLFFRTSPSDARQGQVMADILNDRGIKEVAVTYTNNDYGKGLADSFETAFKESGGTVTINTSHEDGKADYSAEIGALASAGGEVLIVAGYVDQGGAGIVNGALDAGAFDTFMFPDGMVSDTLEEKFAEIADGSFGQNPSAAGEGPDNYKKMGEEAGFEPTNAFSPEAYDAAALMLLAMQAAGSNDPAKYKEKVMEVANAPGEKILPGELGKALQIIKDGGDVDYVGASAVELIGPGESAGSYREIEMKDGKMVTVGYR, from the coding sequence ATGAAAAAAATTCTGATGGCCACAACGGCTGTTGCTCTGCTTGCCACTGGCGCGCAGGCCCAAGATACTAAAATCGGCATTCTGCTGGGCTTCACCGGCCCGCTGGAATCGCTGGCGAATGACATGGCGGCTGGTGCTGAACTGGCGATTTCCGAAGTCAACGAATCCGGCAACTTCCTCGATGGCGGCACCGTTTCGTCCGAGCGTGGCGACACCGGCTGCATCGACGCGGGCCTCGCCGTGGCCTCTGCTGAGCGTCTGATCACTTCCGACCGCGTGAGCGGCATCGTTGGTGGCATGTGTTCGGGCGAGACGACTGCTTCGCTGCAAAACGTCGCCATTCCAAACGGCATCGTGATGATCTCGCCTTCCGCGACATCGCCTGCCCTGTCGACTGTCGAAGACAACGGTCTGTTCTTCCGCACATCGCCATCGGATGCGCGTCAGGGTCAGGTTATGGCCGACATCCTGAACGACCGTGGCATCAAAGAAGTCGCCGTCACCTATACCAACAACGACTATGGTAAAGGTCTGGCCGACAGCTTTGAAACCGCGTTCAAGGAATCCGGCGGCACGGTCACGATCAACACCTCGCATGAAGACGGCAAAGCGGATTACTCTGCCGAAATCGGCGCGCTGGCTTCTGCCGGTGGTGAAGTGCTGATCGTCGCGGGCTACGTCGACCAGGGCGGCGCGGGCATTGTGAACGGTGCATTGGACGCAGGCGCGTTCGATACATTCATGTTCCCCGACGGCATGGTTTCCGACACGCTGGAAGAGAAATTTGCCGAGATCGCGGATGGCTCCTTTGGTCAGAACCCAAGTGCGGCTGGCGAAGGCCCCGACAACTACAAGAAGATGGGCGAAGAAGCCGGTTTCGAGCCGACAAACGCCTTCTCTCCCGAAGCCTATGACGCGGCAGCTTTGATGCTGCTGGCGATGCAGGCGGCAGGGTCCAACGATCCGGCTAAGTACAAAGAAAAGGTGATGGAAGTCGCCAACGCACCGGGTGAGAAAATCCTGCCGGGTGAGCTGGGCAAAGCGCTTCAGATCATCAAAGACGGTGGCGATGTGGACTATGTCGGTGCCTCGGCTGTTGAGCTGATCGGGCCAGGCGAAAGCGCGGGCAGCTACCGTGAGATCGAGATGAAAGACGGCAAGATGGTCACGGTCGGCTACCGCTGA
- a CDS encoding ABC transporter ATP-binding protein, with amino-acid sequence MIVVDDLHKHFGGFHAVDGASLSIEKGSITGLIGPNGAGKTTLFNVIAGVLKPTSGRVTMDGEDITGLPPHELFHKGLLRTFQIAHEFSSMSCRENLMMVPGDQSGETLWNTWFGTKRIANEERALKAKADEVLEFLTIEHLAEQKAGQISGGQKKLLELGRTMMVDAKIVFLDEVGAGVNRTLLNTIGDAIIRLNQERNYTFVVIEHDMDFIGRLCDPVICMAEGHVLAEGTLDEIKANEQVIEAYLGTGLKNKDKVGA; translated from the coding sequence ATGATCGTCGTAGACGACTTACACAAACATTTCGGCGGCTTTCACGCCGTGGACGGGGCCAGCCTGTCTATTGAAAAGGGATCGATCACCGGGTTGATCGGCCCCAATGGCGCGGGCAAGACCACGCTGTTCAACGTTATCGCCGGCGTGCTCAAGCCCACTTCGGGCCGGGTCACGATGGACGGTGAAGACATCACCGGCCTGCCGCCGCATGAGCTGTTCCACAAGGGCTTGTTGCGCACCTTCCAGATCGCGCATGAGTTTTCGTCGATGTCATGCCGCGAGAACCTGATGATGGTCCCCGGCGACCAGTCTGGCGAAACGTTGTGGAACACATGGTTTGGCACGAAACGGATCGCCAATGAGGAACGCGCGCTGAAGGCTAAGGCCGACGAAGTGCTCGAATTCCTGACCATCGAACATCTGGCCGAGCAAAAGGCAGGTCAGATCTCAGGCGGTCAGAAAAAGCTGTTGGAGCTGGGCCGCACCATGATGGTCGACGCCAAGATCGTCTTTTTGGACGAGGTCGGCGCGGGCGTGAACCGCACGCTGCTGAACACCATCGGCGACGCGATCATCCGCTTGAACCAAGAACGCAATTACACATTCGTCGTCATTGAGCATGACATGGATTTCATCGGCCGCCTTTGCGACCCGGTGATCTGCATGGCTGAGGGTCACGTGCTGGCCGAAGGCACGCTGGATGAGATCAAGGCGAACGAACAGGTGATCGAGGCCTATCTCGGCACCGGCCTGAAAAACAAGGACAAGGTAGGCGCATGA
- a CDS encoding ABC transporter ATP-binding protein translates to MSNDPYGDRGNKDWSVGNAKGQGSIMPKASGKTHPAPGGPFLIGDSMTAGYGAGPDILHDCTIAVDRGEIAVIVGPNGAGKSTGMKAVFGMLDMRKGHVRLDGEDITGLSPQDRVAKGMGFVPQTSNIFTSMTVEENLEMGAFIRRDDFRDTMAQVYDLFPILKEKRLQAAGELSGGQRQQVAVGRALMTQPKVLMLDEPTAGVSPIVMDELFDRIIEVARTGIPILMVEQNARQALEIADKGYVLVQGANAFTGTGKELLADPEVRKSFLGG, encoded by the coding sequence ATGAGCAATGATCCCTACGGCGACCGCGGCAACAAAGATTGGTCGGTCGGCAACGCAAAAGGCCAAGGCAGCATCATGCCAAAGGCCAGCGGCAAAACCCACCCCGCCCCCGGCGGCCCCTTCCTGATCGGTGACAGTATGACGGCGGGCTACGGCGCTGGCCCCGACATTCTGCATGATTGCACCATCGCCGTGGACCGCGGCGAGATCGCTGTGATCGTCGGCCCCAACGGCGCTGGCAAGTCCACGGGCATGAAAGCGGTGTTTGGCATGCTCGACATGCGCAAGGGCCATGTGCGGCTGGATGGGGAGGACATCACCGGCCTCAGCCCCCAAGACCGCGTGGCGAAAGGCATGGGCTTTGTGCCTCAGACCTCCAACATCTTCACGTCGATGACGGTTGAAGAGAACCTTGAGATGGGCGCTTTCATCCGCCGCGATGATTTCCGCGATACGATGGCGCAGGTCTATGACCTGTTTCCAATCCTCAAGGAAAAGCGGTTGCAGGCTGCCGGCGAACTCTCTGGCGGTCAGCGCCAGCAGGTCGCCGTAGGCCGGGCGCTCATGACCCAGCCTAAAGTGCTGATGCTTGACGAGCCGACAGCGGGCGTAAGCCCCATCGTAATGGATGAATTGTTCGACCGGATCATCGAGGTTGCCCGCACCGGCATCCCGATCTTGATGGTTGAGCAAAACGCCCGTCAGGCGCTTGAGATCGCGGACAAGGGCTATGTGCTCGTGCAGGGGGCGAACGCCTTTACCGGCACCGGCAAAGAGCTTTTGGCCGATCCCGAAGTCCGCAAATCGTTTCTGGGGGGCTGA
- a CDS encoding branched-chain amino acid ABC transporter permease, which translates to MDLLNAFIALSNYVLIPGIAYGSQLALGALGVTLVYGILRFSNFAHGDTMAMGTMATILVTWLFQSMGLSLGFLPTALLALPFGIAFAILLLLGTDKVVYKFYREQKAKPVILVIVSLGVTFIYNGITRFIIGADDQNFLDGQRFIMSARDFKQMTGLDEGLAFKTTQGITIVTAIIVVALLFWFLNKTRAGKSMRAYSDNEDLALLSGINPERVVMITWMIVAALATIAGTLYGLDKSFKPFTYFQLLLPIFAAAIVGGLGSPVGAIAGGFVIAFSEVTITYAWKKVLGYVMPEGMEPDGLVQLMSTDYKFAVSFVILLIVLLIKPTGLFKGKSV; encoded by the coding sequence ATGGATCTGCTCAACGCATTTATTGCACTTTCGAACTATGTCCTCATTCCGGGCATCGCCTATGGCTCGCAGCTGGCACTTGGCGCGCTTGGGGTAACGCTGGTTTACGGCATCCTGCGGTTCTCCAACTTCGCCCATGGCGACACGATGGCGATGGGGACAATGGCCACCATCCTTGTCACATGGCTGTTCCAGTCCATGGGGCTGAGCCTTGGTTTCCTGCCCACCGCACTGCTCGCCCTGCCCTTCGGCATCGCCTTTGCGATCTTATTGCTGCTGGGCACCGACAAGGTGGTCTACAAATTCTACCGCGAACAAAAGGCAAAGCCGGTGATCCTCGTGATCGTTTCGCTTGGTGTGACCTTTATCTACAACGGCATCACCCGTTTCATCATTGGCGCGGACGATCAGAACTTCCTCGACGGTCAGCGTTTCATCATGTCGGCGCGCGACTTCAAACAGATGACCGGTCTGGACGAGGGGCTTGCCTTTAAAACGACCCAAGGCATCACCATCGTTACCGCGATCATCGTTGTGGCGCTGCTGTTTTGGTTCCTCAACAAGACCCGTGCGGGCAAATCCATGCGGGCCTATTCGGACAACGAAGATCTGGCGCTTTTGTCGGGGATCAACCCAGAGCGCGTGGTGATGATCACATGGATGATCGTGGCCGCACTCGCGACCATCGCAGGCACGCTTTACGGGCTGGATAAGTCATTCAAACCCTTCACCTACTTCCAGCTTCTTTTGCCAATCTTTGCGGCGGCGATTGTTGGTGGGCTTGGCAGCCCTGTGGGGGCAATTGCGGGTGGTTTCGTCATCGCGTTTAGCGAGGTGACCATCACCTATGCTTGGAAAAAGGTGCTGGGCTACGTCATGCCCGAGGGGATGGAGCCTGACGGCTTGGTCCAGCTTATGAGCACGGATTACAAATTTGCGGTCAGCTTCGTCATTCTTCTGATCGTTCTGCTGATCAAGCCCACCGGGCTGTTCAAGGGGAAATCGGTATGA